A section of the Lathamus discolor isolate bLatDis1 chromosome 6, bLatDis1.hap1, whole genome shotgun sequence genome encodes:
- the NDE1 gene encoding nuclear distribution protein nudE homolog 1: protein MEDSEGHNFSSVEEETRYWKELAMKYKQCAENTQEELREFQEGSREYEAELETQLQQTESRNRDLLSENNRLRMELESVKEKIEIQLSEGYRQISALQDDLAQTKAIKDQLQKYIRELEQANDDLERAKRATIMSLEDFERRLNQAIERNAFLESELDEKENLLESVQRLKDEARDLRQELAVQQKQEKPKTPMQTTLETERIDTAVQASLSVPSTPLVYRTPSINIPTPMTYRRGLEDSFGATPLTPAARISALNIVGDLLQKVGALESKLASCRNFVYDQSPNRTTVSMYMNRDVLETRLSPHQPLCDTGLVKRLEFGTRPPNMPGTMSHPSPSVVKMLL, encoded by the exons ATGGAAGACTCGGAAGGACATAACTTCAGCTCAGTGGAAGAGGAAACCAGATACTGGAAAGAGTTGGCTATGAAATACAAgcagtg TGCTGAGAATACACAAGAGGAATTGCGTGAATTCCAAGAAGGGAGTCGAGAGTATGAAGCTGAACTGGAGACCCAGCTGCAGCAAACAGAGTCCAGAAATAGAGACCTTCTGTCAGAAAACAATCGTCTGCGAATGGAACTGGAGTCAGTTAAG GAAAAGATtgaaattcagctttcagaAGGATACAGGCAAATCTCTGCACTGCAAGATGACTTGGCACAGACAAAAGCTATTAAAGATCAACTTCAGAAATATATTCGAGAACTTGAGCAAGCAAATGATGACTTGGAAAGAGCAAAAAG AGCGACTATAATGTCTCTAGAGGATTTTGAACGGCGTTTAAACCAGGCTattgaaagaaatgcttttctggaGAGTGAGCTGGATGAGAAGGAAAACCTCTTGGAGTCCGTGCAGCGCCTGAAAGATGAAGCTAGAG ATCTACGTCAAGAGCTTGCAGtgcagcagaaacaggagaaacCCAAAACACCGATGCAAACTACcctggaaacagaaagaataGACACTGCAGTTCAAGCGTCCTTATCTGTGCCTTCAACTCCTTTAGTGTACCGGACACCCAGCATCAACATACCCACCCCTATGACATATAGGAGAG GTCTTGAGGACAGTTTTGGTGCAACCCCTCTCACACCTGCTGCAAGAATATCTGCACTTAACATTGTGGGGGACTTGCTACAAAAAGTGGGG GCTTTGGAATCCAAACTTGCATCTTGCCGAAACTTTGTGTATGACCAGTCTCCAAATAGAACCACAGTGTCCATGTACATGAACAGAGATGTCCTTGAAACACGCTTGAGTCCTCATCAGCCTCTGTGTGATACAGG GTTAGTGAAACGCCTGGAGTTTGGAACACGGCCTCCGAATATGCCAGGAACAATGAGCCATCCTTCACCAAGTGTTGTCAAGATGCTGCTGTGA